A genomic segment from Juglans regia cultivar Chandler chromosome 14, Walnut 2.0, whole genome shotgun sequence encodes:
- the LOC118344509 gene encoding uncharacterized protein LOC118344509, translating into MYVKIETSRLDYFRNKQQEIRSEVYQGIVDSLSIGQSNDSKVGKRIILPSSFIGGPRDMRKRYMEAMVLVQRFGKPDIFLTMTCNPSWKEILDELGPQEEAQNRPDLIARIFRAKLEELKDELFKRKIFEKVSAYVYVIEHQKRGLPHAHFLIILQRDWKIYAPESFIEIVSAEIPDRERNLHLHKTVKRHMMHGPCGVLNPNNVCMKTNGSCKNHFPKGFVPNTTVGIDCFPQYKRCDNGITVKVRGKDLDNRWVVPHNPYLLAKFDCHLNVEICSTIKAIKYLYKYIYKGHDRVAFNLIPGQNIQDIDEIQQFQSARWIAPPEAMWRIYGFILNEMHPSVYSLHLHLEDQHLVAFHAHDDLNNVLRSDFTAKSMLTEFFSTNQANENARKLLYKEFPEAFVWNQQHKIWNPRKKKTVIGRIVTASPFEGERYYLRILLNHIRGPLSFDHIKTVGNVTAPTFREAATLHVYCNPTNPRELWEYFEQDMSSDFQTSVATSADIRTKNETEAREINDEFAVLIPEEDLMALMSLNPEQQYAYESILQKVLLNESAAFFIDGPGGTGKTFLYKALLATVRSRNLIALATASSGVTASILPGGRTAHSRFKISLDLDKNSTCCVSKQGALAKLLRLTKLIIWDEAPMSRKECMQALDKMLRDITDSRLPFGGKIIVFGGDFRQVLPVIRKGTRQEEVNASLASSYLWSTLTKIRLSENMRARFDPNFSNYLLQVGNGTTPITIEDKIKIPNEMLIPYKNDVESLDDMIDAVFQDIGNYSENLSEMTNRAILTPKNNSVDEINTIRIQRFPGTVTQYYSFDETIDTSEQGIMEDFLNTLTPNGLPPHELLLKKNCSIMLLRNVNPSEGLCNGTRLICRNFERNIIDAEIAVGHHTGKRGNRLQATIFGKDIDLRNDMLHIFRSYYISNAYVKPLDPRHRIEAHEYQWILNLRTIIENIPDDEVELQPPEYDIIPFTNLHDYKDTGTEIAILAIAIYMKPPREITSIHGPTKIQEIYVIDQSCRAYIDVDDGNGRLGAVMFGKIAEEALGCTAIELMEHTGERS; encoded by the exons ATGTACGTAAAAATTGAGACGTCAAGATTGGATTATTTTCGTAATAAGCAACAAGAGATTCGATCTGAAGTATATCAAGGAATAGTTGACAGTCTATCAATTGGACAAAGCAATGATTCTAAAGTTGGTAAACGCATCATTCtgccttcttcttttattggaggTCCAAGAGATATGCGCAAAagatatatggaagcaatggTTTTAGTCCAACGCTTTGGAAAACCTGACATCTTTTTAACCATGACATGCAAcccaagttggaaagaaatcTTAGATGAGTTGGGTCCAcaagaagaagcacaaaatCGTCCTGATTTGATTGCACGTatctttagagcaaaattagaagaactgAAGGATGAATTATTCAAACGGAAGATATTTGAGAAAGTTTCAGCATATGTATATGTCATTGAACATCAAAAAAGAGGACTACCACATGCACATTTCTTGATCATACTACAAAGAGATTGGAAAATCTATGCTCCAGAATCTTTTATTGAAATTGTATCAGCAGAAATACCTGACAGAGAAAGAAATTTACATTTGCACAAGACAGTAAAAAGACATATGATGCATGGCCCCTGTGGAGTACTGAATCCGAACAATGTGTGTATGAAAACAAATGGCAGTTGTAAAAACCACTTTCCAAAAGGTTTTGTACCTAACACAACCGTTGGAATCGATTGTTTCCCACAGTACAAACGTTGTGATAATGGAATAACTGTCAAAGTCAGAGGTAAAGATTTAGATAACCGTTGGGTTGTTCCACATAATCCATATCTCCTCGCAAAATTTGATTGTCACTTGAATGTAGAAATTTGCTCAACAATCAAAGCAATCAAATAcctttataagtacatttataAAGGTCATGATCGTGTTGCTTTCAACTTGATTCCTGGACAAAACATCCAAGATATagatgaaatccaacaatttcaaTCAGCTAGATGGATTGCTCCACCAGAagctatgtggagaatatatggTTTTATTCTTAATGAAATGCATCCATCAGTTTACAGTTTACATCTACATCTTGAAGATCAACATCTGGTAGCTTTTCATGCACATGACGACCTTAACAATGTTCTGAGATCTGATTTTACGGCAAAATCAATGTTGACTGAATTCTTTTCAACAAATCAAGCTAATGAAAATGCACGAAAACTACTGTACAAAGAATTTCCTGAAGCTTTTGTTTGgaaccaacaacacaaaatatggaatccaagaaagaagaaaactgttATAGGCCGTATTGTTACAGCAAGTCCATTCGAAGGTGAAAGGTATTACTTACGGATATTGTTAAATCATATAAGAGGCCCTTTATCATTTGACCACATCAAAACAGTTGGCAATGTCACTGCACCAACCTTTCGTGAAGCAGCTACATTACATG tATATTGTAATCCAACAAATCCTAGAGAACTTTGGGAATATTTTGAACAAGATATGTCAAGTGATTTCCAAACAAGTGTTGCAACATCAGCAGATATTAGGACAAAA AACGAAACTGAAGctagagaaataaatgatgaatttgcAGTTCTGATACCAGAAGAAGATCTTATGGCTTTGATGAGTCTTAATCCTGAACAACAATACGCATATGAATCAATTTTGCAGAAAGTCCTTCTAAATGAATCTGCTGCATTTTTCATTGATGGTCCGGGTGGAACAGGGAAAACATTCTTATATAAAGCACTTCTCGCTACAGTAAGATCAAGAAACTTAATTGCTCTTGCAACTGCATCGTCTGGTGTTACAGCATCTATTTTACCTGGGGGTCGAACAGCCCATTCACGCTTCAAAATTTCATTAGATCTTGACAAAAATAGTACTTGTTGTGTAAGCAAACAAGGTGCTCTTGCCAAATTGTTACGTCTTACAAAGTTAATCATATGGGATGAAGCACCTATGTCTAGAAAAGAATGTATGCAAGcattggataaaatgttacgAGACATAACTGATTCAAGATTAccatttggtggaaaaattaTCGTATTCGGTGGAGATTTTCGTCAAGTCTTACCTGTGATTCGTAAAGGCACAAGACAAGAAGAAGTTAATGCCAGTTTAGCATCGTCATATTTGTGGTCTACTTTAACTAAGATTAGGTTGAGTGAAAATATGCGAGCAAGATTCGATCCAaacttctcaaattatttacttcaggTTGGAAATGGAACAACACCAATCACAATTGAGGATAAGATCAAAATTCCCAATGAAATGCTTATTCCTTACAAAAATGATGTGGAGTCTTTAGATGATATGATCGATGCAGTCTTCCAAGATATTGGCAACTATTCAGAAAATTTATCCGAAATGACAAATCGAGCTATCTTGACACCAAAGAACAACTCTGTCGATGAGATAAATACAATACGTATTCAAAGATTTCCTGGTACAGTTACACAATACTATAGCTTCGATGAAACGATTGATACATCAGAACAAGGAATCATGGAGGATTTTTTAAACACATTGACACCAAATGGACTTCCACCTCATGAActgttactaaaaaaaaattgttctatCATGTTACTCAGAAATGTCAATCCTTCAGAAGGTTTATGCAATGGAACACGTCTTATTTGTCGCAACTTTGAACGAAATATCATTGATGCTGAAATTGCAGTTGGTCACCACACCggaaaaaga GGCAACCGACTacaagcaacaattttcggcaAAGATATAGACTTACGTAATGACATGTTACACATCTTCCGGTCTTACTACATCAGTAATGCTTATGTAAAGCCTTTAGATCCCAGGCATAGAATTGAAGCACATGAATACCAGTGGATCTTAAATTTAAGAACAATCATCGAAAACATTCCAGATGACGAAGTGGAATTACAACCACCAGAATATGATATTATCCCATTCACCAATCTGCATGACTACAAAGACACTGGAACTGAAATAG CTATTTTGGCGATCGCAATATACATGAAACCTCCTAGAGAAATTACCTCAATACATGGGccaacaaaaattcaagaaatatatgttatcGACCAGAG cTGTCGAGCTTACATCGACGTTGACGATGGTAATGGACGACTGGGGGCTGTCATGTTCGGTAAAATTGCAGAAGAAGCTCTAGGTTGCACAGCAATCGAACTAATGGAACATACAGGAGAG agaTCTTAA